One window of Sulfurospirillum sp. 1612 genomic DNA carries:
- a CDS encoding chromosome segregation protein SMC produces the protein MIERLYLREHFSFKDCELHFAPGLIAFTGPSGAGKSVLMQAILSLFGFSDAKALLIEATVLHQLDMEAYGIVNEPANVFKLMRSKTTRYFVNSQNISKKSINELSKNFLSYLSVKDNGEFENERLLEFLDAICTHNHPPHRKNLKDFKAKYDAYKTLDNALKTIQEKENKIEELKEFAKFEINKINDIDPKIGEDETLMSLKKSLSKKEKMQTALDSAYGIFDFESNVIEALQLIETESTFFDECMNELRNQFEIQKDLLNNLEDIDIETMLDRIEKIASLKKRHGSIEAALAYKEEKIKELEAYENISFEKQNLEKKYAKARTEVEHLAQQLSKTRGEQLEIMNQRINHYLQMLYMPSVRVESQQKELDDYGIDALVVNLGSVEVKKISSGEYNRLRLAFLAAREEFLRSDGGVLILDEIDSNLSGKESMSVAKVLEVLSQKYQIFAISHQPQLSSRADMHFLVSKDDHGSHVRLLDKEERVEELARMVSGEKIHEAALEFASSLMAGNKD, from the coding sequence ATGATAGAACGTCTTTATTTGAGGGAGCATTTTTCTTTTAAAGATTGTGAATTACACTTTGCTCCGGGATTGATTGCTTTTACGGGGCCTAGTGGTGCGGGGAAATCTGTATTGATGCAGGCCATTTTATCACTTTTTGGTTTTAGCGATGCAAAAGCATTGTTGATTGAAGCTACGGTCTTACACCAGTTGGATATGGAGGCGTATGGCATTGTGAATGAGCCAGCCAATGTTTTTAAGTTGATGCGCTCGAAAACGACGCGATATTTTGTAAATTCTCAAAATATCTCTAAAAAGAGTATCAATGAACTCTCCAAAAATTTTCTTAGCTATTTGAGTGTCAAAGATAATGGTGAGTTTGAAAATGAAAGGCTCTTGGAGTTCTTAGATGCGATATGTACTCACAATCACCCGCCTCATAGGAAAAATTTGAAAGATTTTAAAGCAAAATATGATGCCTACAAAACATTAGATAATGCACTCAAGACAATTCAAGAAAAAGAGAACAAAATCGAAGAACTCAAAGAATTTGCGAAGTTTGAGATTAATAAAATCAACGATATTGACCCTAAAATTGGTGAAGATGAAACGCTCATGTCTCTCAAAAAATCCTTGTCCAAAAAAGAGAAGATGCAAACGGCGCTTGATAGTGCTTATGGTATCTTTGATTTTGAATCAAACGTGATAGAAGCCTTGCAACTGATAGAAACAGAGAGTACGTTTTTTGATGAGTGTATGAATGAGTTGAGAAATCAATTTGAGATACAAAAAGACTTGTTGAATAATTTAGAAGATATTGATATAGAAACGATGTTAGATCGCATCGAAAAGATTGCCAGTTTGAAAAAACGTCACGGTAGTATTGAAGCGGCACTTGCTTATAAAGAAGAGAAAATAAAAGAACTAGAAGCTTATGAAAATATCTCTTTTGAAAAACAAAATTTAGAAAAAAAATATGCCAAAGCACGCACCGAAGTTGAACATTTAGCCCAGCAACTATCCAAAACGAGAGGCGAGCAATTAGAGATTATGAACCAACGCATCAATCATTATTTGCAGATGCTTTATATGCCATCAGTGCGTGTGGAATCCCAGCAAAAAGAGTTGGATGATTATGGTATTGATGCTTTGGTTGTGAATCTTGGAAGCGTTGAAGTCAAAAAAATTAGCTCCGGTGAATACAACAGACTAAGATTGGCGTTTTTAGCAGCGAGAGAAGAGTTTCTAAGAAGCGATGGGGGTGTTTTGATTTTGGATGAAATTGACTCAAATTTAAGCGGAAAAGAGTCAATGAGCGTGGCAAAAGTGTTGGAAGTTTTATCCCAAAAATATCAAATATTTGCGATTTCACATCAGCCACAACTCTCATCACGCGCGGATATGCATTTTTTGGTTTCCAAAGATGACCATGGTAGTCATGTGCGATTGTTGGATAAAGAAGAGCGTGTCGAAGAGTTGGCACGTATGGTCAGTGGTGAAAAAATCCATGAAGCAGCTTTAGAATTTGCAAGTTCACTGATGGCTGGAAATAAAGATTAA
- a CDS encoding NAD(+) kinase — protein sequence MKILENTHKIESIGCVGLVSKPHDTTLKKYYHEIHDVLEKYGVKLLVAEDSAKNLGCTGVDFNDMCKKSDFLIALGGDGTLISLCRRSFNYNKPILGVYAGQLGFLTDIKTDEIEEFIDNMFLGNYRIDERMLLEISLEHNSKTKNIVAFNDVIFARDNASSMSTIAASVNDYLINVYRGDGLIVSTPTGSTAYNISAGGPVVYPLTEALILTPICPHSLTQRPLVLPVNFEVEFQSDDDILIVIDGQDRYKMRDFEKVTIKIAQKSAKLIHTLERNYFNTLRDKLSWGN from the coding sequence ATGAAAATATTAGAAAATACACATAAAATAGAATCAATCGGGTGTGTCGGACTGGTTAGTAAGCCTCATGATACAACCCTCAAAAAGTATTATCATGAGATACACGATGTGCTTGAAAAATATGGTGTCAAACTTTTGGTTGCTGAAGATAGCGCCAAAAACTTAGGATGCACGGGTGTAGATTTTAATGATATGTGCAAAAAAAGTGATTTTCTAATAGCACTCGGTGGTGATGGTACCTTGATTTCATTGTGTCGCCGAAGTTTTAATTACAATAAACCAATTTTGGGTGTTTATGCAGGGCAATTGGGATTTTTGACTGATATTAAAACAGATGAAATTGAAGAGTTTATTGATAATATGTTTTTGGGAAATTATCGAATTGATGAGAGAATGTTGCTCGAAATTTCTCTAGAACACAATAGCAAAACCAAAAATATTGTCGCTTTTAATGACGTCATTTTTGCGAGAGATAATGCCTCATCGATGTCAACCATAGCCGCTTCTGTCAATGATTATCTTATCAATGTATATCGCGGAGATGGTTTGATTGTCTCAACACCTACGGGCTCAACTGCTTACAACATCTCAGCCGGCGGTCCGGTGGTGTATCCTTTGACAGAAGCGTTGATACTCACGCCCATCTGTCCACATTCACTGACACAGCGCCCGCTTGTCTTGCCTGTGAATTTTGAAGTGGAGTTTCAAAGTGATGATGATATTCTCATCGTGATTGATGGACAAGATAGATACAAAATGCGAGATTTTGAAAAAGTCACCATTAAGATAGCGCAAAAGAGTGCGAAACTCATTCATACGCTAGAGCGCAATTATTTTAATACTTTACGAGATAAATTAAGCTGGGGAAACTGA
- a CDS encoding polysaccharide biosynthesis protein translates to MLSFFDKRLLNILIIACLTMVTFFWTFWIFHQSLEIHVIIAVILTRIIASYLLFKDYSLSWSKATQKTFMIKSFVNMMAFLVYMPFFYTVLPVSFFLSELFLYLFTINFFMYLYYMYVNRSKMEKNKNLVIYGAGKAGLRLEEEYRNSHFKIRYFIDDDTKLQHRSIDGIKIISKEVFKNRVKNQMDLLIIALPSENPLVIQKIFNDMEHYFKDIKILPTLEKILSNTPFVEQLKDISVEDLLARHPQDLDKESIANFLKGKKVLVTGAGGSIGSEISKQCLKYGADELYLLDHSEFNLYNIYEAIGSEHVHTFMHSVLDSKRLEKTIQKTQPDIIIHAAAYKHVPLVEDNIEEGILNNIIGTKNCIDLAIKYEVQKFILISTDKAVRPTNVMGATKRVCELYAGNVNSQHTEIVAVRFGNVLGSSGSVIPKFKQQIENGGPITVTHPEITRYFMLIPEACELVLQTAAIAKGGEIFILDMGAPVKIYDLAKKMIELSGKKNIEIQFTGLRPGEKLYEELLINEADKQTQYQSIMVAKDTYYDIEQLNHDIDELVKSDDKIKKLQEIIPEFDHKI, encoded by the coding sequence ATGCTTTCATTTTTTGACAAAAGATTGTTGAATATTCTTATCATAGCGTGTTTGACTATGGTGACCTTTTTCTGGACTTTTTGGATTTTTCATCAATCTTTAGAGATACATGTCATCATCGCTGTGATACTCACGAGAATCATCGCATCGTATCTCCTTTTTAAAGATTATTCCCTCTCATGGTCAAAGGCTACGCAGAAAACCTTTATGATCAAAAGTTTTGTCAATATGATGGCTTTTTTGGTCTATATGCCATTTTTTTACACGGTTTTGCCGGTATCTTTTTTCCTCTCTGAATTATTCCTCTATCTTTTTACGATTAATTTTTTTATGTATTTGTATTATATGTATGTTAACCGCAGTAAAATGGAAAAAAATAAAAATCTGGTTATTTATGGTGCGGGAAAAGCTGGGTTGCGGCTGGAAGAAGAGTATCGCAATTCGCATTTTAAGATTCGCTATTTTATCGATGATGATACAAAATTGCAGCATCGAAGTATTGATGGTATTAAGATTATCTCAAAAGAGGTATTTAAAAATCGTGTGAAAAATCAAATGGATTTGTTAATCATTGCATTGCCATCTGAAAATCCTCTTGTGATTCAGAAAATTTTCAATGATATGGAACACTATTTTAAAGATATCAAAATATTACCAACATTGGAAAAAATACTCTCAAACACACCATTTGTCGAACAACTCAAAGATATTAGCGTGGAGGATTTATTAGCCCGTCATCCTCAAGATTTGGATAAAGAATCAATTGCTAATTTTTTAAAGGGTAAAAAAGTTTTGGTCACTGGAGCTGGCGGAAGTATCGGAAGTGAAATTAGCAAGCAATGCTTGAAATATGGAGCTGATGAACTCTACCTACTTGATCACAGTGAATTTAATCTTTACAATATTTATGAAGCGATTGGCTCGGAACACGTGCATACTTTTATGCACAGTGTCCTAGATAGTAAGCGACTCGAAAAAACGATTCAAAAAACCCAGCCTGATATCATCATCCACGCTGCGGCTTATAAACATGTCCCTTTGGTGGAAGATAATATTGAAGAGGGGATTTTAAACAATATTATCGGTACTAAAAATTGTATCGATTTGGCGATAAAATATGAGGTGCAAAAATTTATATTAATCTCCACTGACAAGGCAGTACGCCCGACCAATGTCATGGGGGCAACGAAACGTGTGTGTGAATTGTATGCGGGCAATGTCAATAGTCAGCATACTGAGATTGTAGCCGTGCGATTTGGTAATGTTTTAGGCAGTAGTGGCTCGGTGATTCCAAAATTTAAACAACAAATTGAAAATGGCGGTCCAATCACAGTGACACATCCTGAAATCACGCGCTACTTTATGCTGATTCCCGAAGCGTGTGAATTGGTACTTCAAACTGCTGCCATTGCAAAGGGTGGTGAAATTTTCATTCTTGATATGGGTGCGCCGGTGAAGATTTATGATTTGGCGAAAAAAATGATTGAATTAAGTGGCAAGAAAAATATTGAAATTCAATTTACAGGTTTGAGACCTGGGGAAAAATTATACGAAGAATTGCTTATAAATGAAGCAGATAAGCAGACACAATACCAATCTATTATGGTTGCTAAAGATACATATTATGATATTGAGCAATTAAATCATGATATTGATGAATTGGTTAAAAGTGACGATAAAATAAAAAAATTACAAGAAATTATTCCAGAATTCGACCATAAAATTTAA
- a CDS encoding lytic transglycosylase domain-containing protein has protein sequence MLRIILVLVLLIQSSDAFLVTQNNFQEQVKVLKSFDIDSTFLKDKTFISMKDKMNRYRTKHFLKVLEEGNRFVPYLRKLINDSGIPKAFLYLAMAESNFAPNAYSKAKAVGLWQFMPATAKHFGLKINTYVDERKDPIKSTKAAIKYLKYLHNIFGKWYLAAIAYNCGEGTLLKAIKRAKSDNLNVLLNDRKRYLPRESRLYIRKIVMMESLANSADFIIENNSDYLLNGGSAETFAKVEVKQGTSLGAVAASIGLSLKEIRSYNPQLRYDFVPPAKGKYTIYLPYNKQADFKQNYNPKKSNNRFFVYRVKKGDSLHKIARRYGINYHIIKDYNHLKSKWLRIKQALIIPIVKPSMISYTIRKGDTLGKVSHKFNVAINTLIQANNKRNSIIRVGEKLVIPQMQ, from the coding sequence ATGCTTAGAATTATATTAGTTTTAGTCTTGTTGATACAAAGCAGTGACGCTTTTTTAGTGACACAAAATAACTTCCAAGAGCAAGTAAAGGTATTAAAAAGTTTCGATATTGATTCTACTTTCTTAAAGGATAAAACGTTTATCTCGATGAAAGACAAAATGAACCGTTATCGGACAAAACACTTTCTAAAAGTCTTAGAAGAGGGCAATCGATTTGTTCCTTATTTGCGTAAACTTATCAATGATTCAGGTATCCCCAAAGCCTTTTTATATCTTGCGATGGCAGAATCAAATTTTGCACCTAATGCTTATTCTAAAGCCAAAGCAGTGGGCTTATGGCAATTTATGCCAGCAACAGCTAAGCATTTTGGTCTGAAGATTAATACGTATGTTGATGAGCGAAAGGACCCCATCAAATCCACCAAGGCAGCGATTAAATATTTGAAATATTTGCATAATATATTTGGCAAATGGTATCTTGCAGCCATTGCATATAATTGTGGTGAAGGCACACTGCTCAAAGCGATTAAGCGAGCAAAAAGTGATAATCTTAATGTCTTACTCAATGATAGAAAACGATACCTTCCACGAGAGAGTCGTCTCTATATTCGCAAAATTGTCATGATGGAAAGTTTGGCTAATAGTGCAGATTTTATTATCGAAAACAACTCTGATTATCTTCTAAATGGCGGCAGTGCTGAGACATTTGCAAAGGTTGAGGTCAAACAAGGGACTTCTTTGGGTGCGGTCGCTGCTAGTATCGGACTCTCCTTAAAAGAGATACGCTCTTATAATCCACAATTGCGTTACGATTTTGTGCCCCCTGCAAAAGGGAAATACACGATTTATTTGCCTTATAACAAACAAGCAGACTTTAAACAAAATTATAATCCAAAGAAAAGCAACAACAGATTTTTTGTCTATCGGGTGAAAAAGGGTGATTCCCTCCATAAAATCGCAAGACGCTATGGTATTAATTATCACATTATTAAAGATTATAATCATTTAAAATCCAAATGGCTTCGTATCAAACAAGCGCTTATTATTCCAATCGTGAAGCCAAGTATGATCAGCTATACCATTCGAAAAGGTGACACGCTCGGTAAAGTTTCCCATAAATTTAATGTGGCCATTAATACATTGATTCAGGCCAACAATAAAAGAAATTCGATAATTCGAGTAGGTGAAAAACTTGTCATACCTCAAATGCAGTAA
- a CDS encoding TatD family hydrolase: MIIDTHCHLDDERYYEDLDEVIKRAEAHNVKAFLIPGADIKDLQHAREISHQYPNIFYAAGVHPDCIDGYDETVLRTFLEDERCIAVGECGLDYFRLPEDDAQKALIKQKQKEIFAKQIQLAKELNKPLIIHIRDANDDSRHVLEENDAGKVGGVLHCYNASKHLLPLHKLGFYFGIGGVLTFKNAKNLVAIVPEIPKERLLIETDAPYLTPHPYRGKRNEPAYTELVVEKLSQTLNLSVREIEDLTTHNAARLFKAFSSLI; the protein is encoded by the coding sequence ATGATTATAGATACACATTGTCATCTTGATGATGAGAGATACTACGAAGATTTGGATGAGGTGATTAAAAGAGCTGAAGCTCATAATGTCAAAGCCTTTTTGATACCAGGTGCCGATATCAAAGATTTGCAACATGCACGGGAGATTTCACACCAATATCCTAATATTTTTTATGCAGCAGGGGTACATCCTGATTGTATTGATGGATATGATGAAACCGTATTGAGAACCTTTTTAGAAGACGAACGCTGTATTGCGGTGGGAGAGTGTGGATTGGATTATTTTAGACTTCCTGAGGATGATGCCCAAAAAGCATTGATAAAGCAAAAACAAAAAGAGATTTTTGCCAAACAAATCCAACTGGCCAAAGAGTTGAATAAGCCATTAATCATCCATATTCGAGATGCAAATGACGATAGTCGTCACGTATTAGAAGAGAATGATGCGGGCAAAGTTGGAGGCGTTTTGCATTGCTACAATGCTTCAAAGCATTTGTTGCCATTGCATAAATTGGGTTTTTATTTTGGAATTGGAGGCGTTTTGACATTTAAAAATGCAAAAAATCTCGTCGCTATCGTACCTGAAATTCCCAAAGAGAGACTGCTGATTGAAACCGATGCCCCTTATCTCACACCCCATCCTTATCGGGGTAAAAGAAATGAACCAGCTTATACAGAATTGGTCGTAGAGAAGCTCTCACAAACACTAAATTTGAGTGTTCGTGAGATCGAAGATTTGACGACGCATAACGCTGCGCGACTTTTTAAAGCATTTTCAAGCCTAATTTAG
- a CDS encoding Wzz/FepE/Etk N-terminal domain-containing protein encodes MQNQMIQEDEIDLRELFATIWKGRVWIAIFVFVITSLTIVYTLSVPNQYTISTTLAPQEESHGANLGSLGSLASLAGVNIGGSSGVTPDVAFQALLSNYAFMHTFIKNRKIDLMVKRGDAHHDYIFALGFDALYRLLHSSAQRDKMTDFEIYKYLKKSIAISSDKKTGMITVSVTLPSREMAMYVLDHFLSDTTHYLINRNITDIDLQISKYKEELRKTENLELKTELAKLVSSLVKQKIYINTSKYYKVKIISKAYIPDVKDKAKPKRALIVIVSFVTSFILAIFILFFVQFIKREGSDV; translated from the coding sequence ATGCAAAATCAGATGATCCAAGAAGATGAGATTGATTTAAGAGAACTCTTTGCCACGATTTGGAAGGGGCGCGTGTGGATTGCTATTTTCGTGTTTGTCATTACGTCGTTGACAATAGTCTACACCCTCAGTGTTCCTAATCAATACACCATTAGTACCACACTCGCACCACAAGAAGAGTCACATGGTGCAAATTTAGGAAGTTTGGGTTCGCTCGCTTCATTGGCAGGGGTCAATATTGGTGGCAGTTCCGGAGTGACACCTGATGTAGCATTTCAAGCATTATTGAGCAATTATGCTTTTATGCACACATTTATCAAAAATAGAAAAATTGATCTTATGGTGAAACGTGGTGATGCCCATCATGATTATATTTTTGCACTAGGATTTGACGCACTTTATCGTTTACTTCATAGTAGTGCGCAACGAGATAAAATGACAGATTTTGAAATCTATAAATATCTGAAAAAAAGTATTGCGATTAGTTCTGATAAAAAAACCGGGATGATTACCGTCTCGGTGACATTACCATCAAGAGAGATGGCCATGTATGTTTTGGATCATTTTTTGAGTGATACAACACACTATCTTATCAATAGAAATATAACAGATATTGATTTGCAAATATCAAAATATAAAGAAGAGCTAAGAAAGACAGAAAATCTTGAGTTAAAAACAGAGCTGGCAAAATTAGTATCAAGTTTGGTGAAACAAAAAATTTACATCAATACCAGCAAATATTATAAAGTTAAAATTATCAGTAAGGCCTATATCCCTGATGTCAAAGATAAGGCAAAACCAAAAAGAGCTTTGATTGTCATTGTTAGTTTTGTGACATCTTTTATTTTGGCTATTTTTATCCTTTTTTTTGTACAATTTATCAAACGAGAAGGTTCTGATGTATAA
- a CDS encoding septal ring lytic transglycosylase RlpA family protein: MSYLKCSKFFIFCVTLVIFAGCSSRNYTFSNAAYNPNRAPSHSTVIKNSSSMHKATMRPYQVGGKTYYPTKVSVGDTYSGIASWYGKDFHGRKTSNGEFYNMYAMTAAHKTLPMNTMVKVTNLLNHKSVVVRINDRGPFVKTRIIDLSYEAALRLGYATKGTAPVRLQVIGFSGVINTSNTQVRSVDLNNFYVQIGAFRNQAGAQRYAKEHRNVLGAYRAIVKRSSYQGLPLYRVYLSGFKSEEEARDFIAKGLFRGSFIVGN; this comes from the coding sequence TTGTCATACCTCAAATGCAGTAAATTTTTTATTTTTTGTGTCACTTTAGTGATTTTCGCAGGGTGCAGTAGTCGAAATTATACTTTTTCAAATGCTGCCTACAACCCAAATCGTGCTCCATCGCATAGTACGGTTATCAAAAATTCGTCGAGTATGCATAAAGCAACGATGCGTCCTTATCAAGTGGGGGGCAAGACGTATTACCCGACCAAGGTGAGTGTGGGCGATACTTACAGCGGTATTGCCAGTTGGTATGGCAAAGATTTTCACGGTCGCAAGACCTCAAATGGTGAATTTTACAATATGTATGCGATGACCGCTGCGCACAAGACATTGCCTATGAATACGATGGTCAAAGTAACCAATCTGTTAAACCACAAAAGTGTCGTAGTCCGTATCAATGACCGCGGTCCTTTTGTCAAGACTCGTATCATCGATCTCTCTTATGAGGCGGCATTGCGTTTGGGTTATGCGACTAAAGGAACGGCACCTGTTAGATTGCAAGTGATAGGATTTAGCGGGGTGATTAATACGAGCAACACACAAGTGCGTAGTGTTGATTTAAACAATTTCTATGTCCAAATTGGTGCCTTTAGAAACCAAGCAGGCGCACAACGATATGCCAAAGAACACCGCAATGTATTAGGGGCATATCGTGCCATTGTAAAACGATCCTCATATCAAGGATTACCACTTTATCGTGTTTATTTAAGTGGTTTCAAAAGCGAAGAAGAGGCGCGAGATTTTATAGCTAAGGGGCTGTTTAGAGGCTCCTTTATTGTAGGAAATTAA
- a CDS encoding SLBB domain-containing protein has translation MIRFIMMALLCLSSLSFALDKASLIEAVRANPALLDTPAAQNAMRENGMSKADVTSIINSKQQNHDANLSITPKIENHISNEQNSSDAPTATNENKKNLSEGLNPLKFLSDKEAIAKIQSERQYVKEEKLARFGDKFFINKNRIDASNLIIPDYYIINKGDQISIDLYGDINKNYTLKVDEYGNINVPVLGPINVAGLSYAGVKEVINKKLKPTYPTSKILVKISANSSIQVSLTGSVNAPGLYNLPAVSTIKDLLIAAHGFGKIGSMREVYLKRNAKTIKIIDFYKLIKNGELVDTTLLRNGDIVFVPKAKEQVRLRGAVNIPAIYELKPGEKLQELIHYAGGIKAQGASHSIKIKRYVKNAFSKVLFKDIKSNLRLQNGDDIYVYDISQLNKDQVFVYGNIDKPGSYMMPKSGDLKDLLSQLEYLKSTYMKYGLIKRFDESIVSFDLNHPKNIKLKQKDTIYIFNTHEIAPNQYIKVSGDMVKKPGKFQYLKGMNLKDAINSAGILSPFDTKKVQITSYDKTMMPTVKFVNYDKNLNLLLHPYDEIRLYDYYNFSPLKPVSVYGEVNEPNIHHFSKNMTLQDLISMCSGFTDRADKNHIELVRYRIKNGTRTRKIMELSTKDLNMQIQPYDEVYVKRIPEWFDRKVVSVKGEVRYPGNYVINTGDTVYDVLKRAGGFNKDAYLYGAVLTRESVKKANQKRVQESLYKLKKKVAIVAASAKDIGESSVDSKNLIDAIDSLIKNYHDLKPVGRISINIERNLEKFKSSPYNITLENNDTIYIPPRQNSVSVMGEVISPTAFVYDDKDAISYIKKAGGITASADSVFFVVHANGMSEKGDFGYFNSNITVHAGDVIVVPIQIKTSTWYGIAKDASSILYQLAVTAASLKTVGAL, from the coding sequence GTGATTCGATTTATAATGATGGCACTTTTGTGCTTAAGTAGTTTGAGTTTTGCTTTGGATAAAGCATCGTTAATAGAGGCAGTTAGAGCTAATCCTGCTTTGTTAGATACCCCTGCGGCACAAAATGCAATGCGCGAAAATGGCATGAGTAAGGCAGATGTGACTTCTATTATCAATTCAAAACAACAGAATCATGATGCCAATCTTTCCATAACTCCTAAGATAGAAAATCATATTTCAAATGAGCAAAATAGTTCCGATGCACCGACTGCTACGAATGAAAACAAGAAAAATTTATCAGAAGGGCTCAACCCTTTGAAATTTTTATCAGACAAAGAGGCAATTGCAAAAATTCAGAGTGAGCGCCAATATGTGAAAGAAGAGAAATTAGCACGATTTGGCGATAAATTTTTTATTAATAAAAATCGTATTGATGCGTCAAATCTCATTATTCCTGATTATTATATAATCAACAAAGGAGATCAGATTTCGATTGATTTGTATGGAGATATTAATAAAAATTACACTTTGAAAGTGGATGAATATGGCAATATCAATGTGCCAGTATTGGGCCCTATTAATGTTGCCGGATTAAGCTATGCGGGAGTGAAAGAGGTGATTAACAAAAAATTAAAGCCGACATACCCAACCTCTAAAATTTTAGTCAAAATCTCAGCAAATTCTTCTATTCAAGTATCTCTGACTGGCAGTGTGAATGCGCCAGGACTTTATAATTTACCAGCAGTTTCTACCATCAAGGATCTTTTGATTGCCGCTCATGGATTCGGTAAAATTGGCAGTATGCGTGAGGTCTATCTCAAAAGAAATGCCAAAACAATTAAGATTATTGACTTCTATAAATTAATCAAAAATGGAGAATTGGTTGATACGACCTTATTACGCAATGGCGATATCGTTTTTGTTCCAAAAGCAAAAGAGCAAGTGCGTCTTCGAGGGGCTGTGAATATCCCTGCCATTTATGAATTGAAACCGGGTGAGAAACTTCAAGAACTTATCCATTATGCCGGAGGTATCAAAGCACAAGGGGCTAGTCACTCAATAAAAATTAAAAGATATGTAAAAAATGCGTTTAGCAAGGTCTTATTTAAAGATATTAAATCAAATCTGCGTTTGCAAAATGGGGATGATATTTATGTGTATGATATTTCCCAACTCAATAAAGATCAAGTATTTGTATATGGTAATATTGACAAACCTGGAAGTTACATGATGCCAAAAAGTGGTGATTTAAAAGATTTATTGAGCCAGTTGGAGTATCTCAAAAGTACGTATATGAAGTATGGGTTGATTAAAAGATTTGATGAATCCATCGTCTCTTTTGATTTGAATCACCCCAAAAATATTAAACTCAAACAAAAAGATACCATTTACATCTTTAACACACATGAAATTGCTCCTAATCAATACATCAAAGTCTCCGGTGATATGGTTAAAAAACCGGGAAAATTTCAGTATTTAAAGGGAATGAACCTTAAAGATGCCATCAATTCAGCGGGAATTCTCTCTCCGTTTGATACAAAAAAAGTACAAATTACAAGCTATGATAAGACTATGATGCCGACGGTTAAATTTGTAAATTATGACAAAAATCTCAATCTACTTTTGCATCCTTATGATGAGATTCGTCTCTATGATTATTATAATTTTTCTCCTTTAAAACCCGTCAGCGTTTATGGTGAAGTAAATGAGCCTAATATTCATCATTTTTCAAAGAATATGACCTTGCAAGATTTAATTTCAATGTGCTCAGGTTTTACAGACAGAGCAGATAAAAACCACATAGAATTAGTACGCTATCGTATCAAAAATGGGACACGAACTCGCAAGATTATGGAGCTATCGACAAAAGATTTAAACATGCAGATTCAACCTTATGATGAAGTTTATGTCAAGCGGATTCCTGAATGGTTTGACCGAAAAGTCGTGAGTGTTAAAGGTGAAGTGCGTTATCCTGGCAACTATGTGATTAATACAGGCGATACGGTTTATGATGTCTTAAAAAGAGCAGGCGGATTCAACAAAGATGCTTATTTATATGGTGCTGTTTTGACACGAGAATCTGTAAAAAAAGCCAATCAAAAACGGGTACAAGAATCACTCTATAAACTCAAGAAAAAAGTTGCTATTGTGGCCGCTTCTGCCAAAGATATTGGAGAGAGTAGTGTGGACTCTAAAAATCTCATTGATGCGATTGATTCGTTGATAAAAAACTATCATGATCTCAAACCAGTTGGAAGAATTAGTATTAATATTGAGAGAAATTTGGAGAAATTCAAAAGCTCTCCTTATAATATTACTCTTGAAAACAATGATACTATCTACATACCACCACGACAAAATTCTGTCTCTGTGATGGGTGAGGTAATCAGTCCGACCGCTTTTGTGTATGATGACAAGGATGCCATCTCTTATATTAAAAAAGCAGGCGGTATCACAGCAAGTGCAGATAGCGTCTTTTTTGTGGTACACGCTAATGGCATGAGTGAAAAAGGTGACTTTGGATATTTCAACAGTAATATCACCGTGCATGCGGGTGATGTCATTGTCGTGCCAATTCAAATCAAAACATCAACATGGTATGGTATCGCCAAAGACGCATCATCGATTCTCTATCAGTTAGCCGTGACGGCAGCTTCACTCAAGACAGTAGGAGCACTCTAA